CGATTCCTCGATGAGGATCTGCCCGATCATGCTGGCGGCGATCCCGCGGCTGGCGACGGCGCGGAGTTCTTCGACGTTGTAGACCAGCCCCCCGCCCGTGCCGCCCATGGTGTACGCCGGGCGGATCACGACGGGGTAGCCCAGGCTGTCGGCGACGCGCTGGGCGTCGTCGATGCTGTAGACCGCCTCGCTCCTGGGCATGTCGATGCCGAGCTTGTTCATGGTGTTCTTGAAGGCGATGCGGTCCTCGCCGCGCTCGATGGCGTCGAGATTCACGCCGATGACCCGCACGCCGTACTGCTCGAGGACGCCGGCTTTGGCCAGTTCCGACGAGAGGTTCAGCCCGGTCTGTCCGCCGAGGTTGGGCAGCAGCGCGTCGGGGCGTTCCTTGGCGATGATGCGCCCGACGGCCTCGACCGTCAGCGGCTCGATGTACGTCACGTCGGCCATCCCCGGGTCGGTCATGATCGTGGCGGGGTTGGAGTTGACCAGAACGATCTTGTATCCCAGCCCGCGCAGGGCCTTGCACGCCTGCGTGCCGGAGTAGTCGAACTCGCAGGCCTGTCCGATGACGATGGGCCCCGAACCGATGATCAGCACCTTGTTGATGTCGGGATGCTTGGGCATGGGCGAATTACCTCTCTGTACGTGTTCCTTGCCGCGGCTGGACGGGCGCCTGCCGTCCCAAAACCGCGGCGGCGTATTCTGACCGCCCCGCCGCCGCCAGGCAAGGCCCGAGATAGGATTTTTACCCACGATTGTTCATGCTATAAGCTCGGCTAATCTGCCAATAACGCCCCCTGATATCGCGCGGAATACGGCGAAGGATGGGTGGATGGATGGATGGATGGATGGGTGGATGCACGATGGGTGGCATGGCGACACGCGAAGCGGGTCGCCATGGATGAGCGAATGGGCGGACGAATGGATGGATGGATGGATGGATGGATGGATGGATGGATGGGCGTGATTTCGGTAGTTAGCGGCGGGGCTTGTCCCGCGCGGTCTTTTCCCTGGCGCCGGGTCAGGGAAGAAACCGCGTCGAGCAAGCTCGACCGCTAACGTGGCGCAGCATGACGTTGCGATTGGTCTCCTCGTCCTCGTCGTCGTCCTCGTCCTCGTCGTCGGTTTCTTCTGTCTCTCTTCTTCTACCGTTTCGCCCAGCGGAACTTTGCCGGGCGGCTGCGGGGGTTGGAGTGGACCTCGTCCGGCGTCGGACGCAGCACGTCGTCGCTGATCTGGGAGTAGAGGCCCGCCGCCAGGGCGTCCTTGAAGGCGTGTTTGACCAGGCGGTCTTCGCCGCTGTGGAAGGTCAGGATGCCTACCCGCCCGCCGGACCGAAGGCAGTACGGTGCGGCCCGGAGCAGCTCTCGCAGGCAGCCCAGTTCGTCGTTGACCAGCATCCGCAGGGCCTGGAACGTGCGGGCGGCTGGATGCGGCAGGCGCTTGGCGCCGGCGGGTACGCGGCGGCCGTCGAGGCCTTTGGCTTCGAGCACCAGTTCGGCCAATTCGCCCGTGCCCGTCAGCGGGCGCTCGCCGCGGCGCTGGACGATCAACGCCGCGATGCGCGGGTGGTCGGGTTCGTCCCCCAGGTCGCGCAGGGCGTCGGAAAGCTCCTGCTCGCTCAGCCGCGCCAGCCAGTCGGCGGCCGTGGCCTTGAGCCGCTCGCTCATCCGCATGTCGAGCGGGCCGACGTGCTTGTAGCTGAAGCCCCGCGCGGGGTCGTCAAGCTGCATGCTCGAAACGCCCAGGTCGGCGAAGATGATGTCAGCGGCGTCGATGCCCTCCAACGCCAACACCTTGCCGACGCCGGCGAAGTTCAGGCAGTGCAGCGACAGCGGCGTCTCCAGCCCCGCCAGGCGCTCCCGCGTGCGCTGCAGTTGGCCCGCGTCGACGTCCAGGCCGATCAACCGCCCGCCAGGGGCGATCCGGCGGGCGAACTGGCCGGCGTGGCCGCCGTAGCCCAGCGTGCAGTCGATGACAATCTCCCCCGCTGCCGGCTTGAGGCTCTGCATGACCTGCTCGACCATGATCGGCACGTGCGTTCCGGCTGGCGTTCGACCGCCCGCTCGGACGTGCTCATGGGTGGCCGGATCGCCGGCCAGTTCCTTGTATCGCTGCTCGAAGCGTCGCGGGTGCGTGCCGCGGTAGCGAACGCGCCGCGCCGGTTTCTCGTTGGGGTTGTTGGCGTTCACGGGAAAAGCTTACCACGAATGACACGAATAAGACGAATGTCACGAATAAGAAATGGATGGATGGATGGATGGATGGATGGATGGATGGATGGTCGTCGTCGGTCTTTTCTGTTTCTGTGAGCGGGTGGATGGCCGCCATGGCACCCGGTTTACATGCTGGCGGCTGGGCGAACACCGCGGCAGGTGCAGGGGCGGCGGACCAGCGGGGGCGGCAAGGGCGTCGGCGCCTTCCGCGCCGCGGCCTTGGCGGCGCCCTTGCCCGCGGCGGTGAAGCTCAGCGTGTAGTCGGTGCGGGTCTTGCCCTGCTTGTCGATGAGCTTGGCGGTAAGGGTAACCTTGAGGCCGTCGACTTCGACGATCACATACCCCGGCTCGCGGGTCTGGCTGTGGTGAACGGTGCTGGGCGTCATGCCCGGGATCTTCTTTCCGTCGTACTTGCGGTTCTTCCAGCTATAAGACTTCGTGCAGCTCGGCGGCACGATGATCTGATAAAAGTCGTCGGCCTCGCTCTTGGCGGCCGGGTCGACGGCGTCGTTGTTCAGCCGCGTGCAGTTGGACACGTGCATGTGCCCGCAGAAGAACGCCCGCCCGCCGGCGGCGACGAGGCTCTTGACGAATGCGTCTCGCATCGGTCCGGTGTTGTCCAGCGACTCGCTGTGCTCGACCTTCTTGATCTGCGTGTGTTGAAAGGCGAACACGTGCGGGGCCGTGTTGGCCGCGAGCTGCGCGTCGACCCATTTCTGGTCGATCGTCAGCTTCATGGTGTCGGGGGTCTTGTACCCGTCAATGGCGATGAACGTGGCGTTCTTGTGCGTGAAGGAATACGTCAGCCCCTTCTCGTCGGCAGGACCGTTGGCGGGCATGGCGTAGGGGCCGGCGAAGACCTTGTTCCACACGCCCGCCGCCCAGGGACGCGTCACGTTGGGACCGGTGTCGTGGCTGCCGCGCATGGCGTAGAGCGGAATCTTCGCCTCGTACACCGGCGCCATCGTCGAGCGGAACGTCATCAACTGCTTTTCGAGCTCTTCAGCCGTCGCGGCGCCTTGCACCAGGTCGCCGGTGAACATGATCAGATCGGGCTTGACGTTCTTGACCACGTCGTCGACCACGATCTTAAGCGTGCGGGTGGCCACGCCCTCGGTCGAGTCGCCGCTGGAGCCCTGGCTGTCGGACATGACCACGAACTTCCATCCTTCCGCCGCGGCTGGGGCGGCGATCAAGACGATCAACCCCACCGCCAGCGACACTGCTAATAGTTTTTGCTTCATGATGCATTCTCCTGGAAAGCGTCAGGCAGTGTAACCCACGCGGGGCGATTTCGGATTTCAGATTTCGGATTGCGGCGGCGGGTGGCATGGCGACACGCGCAGCGGGTCGCCATGGGGCCGGTGCGCTGCGCATCATGGCGACCTGCCTGCCGGCAGGCAGGCCCACGAAAAACAAAAACGTGTGTCGCCATGCCACCCGGTTAATTTCAGGACAGAGGTCGCAGAGGACGCTGAGGATGTTAAAGATAAAACAACTTCTTTCCTCAGCGTCCTCAGCTACCTCAGCGGCTTAATCCAGTCTTGTGCGGGCTAAATTACGATGCGTACATGACGCGGGAGTTTCCCGGGGAAGTAAGAAATTCCCCTAGTGATAAATTGGCGGAGCAAGCCTTTTTTTTAGCATTTTTCTAACCACGGCTTATACTGTGGGACGTTTCTTATGGGTTCATCGTCAGCGTCTCCGTGACGAAAGGAAGAATATGCCCATCCGTGCGAGCAAGCTGAAACCTACATTGGATGCCCTGAAAAAGTGCCCCACCGGCATATCAGGACTCGATGAAATCACCGAAGGCGGCCTGCCGCGCGGGCGGCCGACGCTGGTCTGCGGCGCGGCAGGCAGCGGCAAGACGCTTCTGGCGATGGAGTTCATTGTCCGGGGCGTCACGCAGTTCAACGAGCCGGGCGTCTTCATGGCCTTTGAGGAGACGGCCAAGGAACTGGCCACCAACGTCGCGTCGCTTGGGTTTGAAGTCGACAGCCTCATCCGCCGCAAGAAGATGGCCATCGACTACGTCCACATCGAGCGCAGCGAGATCGAAGAGACGGGGGAGTACGACCTGGAAGGCCTGTTCATCCGCCTCAAGGCGATGATCGACGAAGTCAAGGCCAAGCGAGTTGTGCTCGACAGCGTCGAGGCCTTGTTCGCAGGTCTGCCCAATGAGGCGATCCTGCGGGCGGAATTGCGGCGTTTGTTTCGCTGGCTGAAGGAGATCGGCGTCACCGTTGTCATCACCGGCGAGCAAGGCAAGAACGCCCTGACGCGCTACGGTATTGAGGAATATATCAGCGACTGCGTGATCTTCCTCGACCACCGCGTCACCAACCAGATCGCAACGCGCCGGCTGCGGATCGTCAAGTACCGCGGCTCCAAGCACGGCACCAACGAATACCCGACGCTGATCGACGAGCACGGCCTGTCGGTGCTGCCGATCAGTTCGCTGGGGCTGGAATACCCCGTCAGCAACGAGCGGGTCTCTACCGGCATCGCCCGCTTGGACGCCATGATGGGCGGCAAGGGATACTATCGCGGCAGCAGCATCCTGATCTCGGGCATGGCCGGCACGGGCAAGACGAGCCTGGCCGCGGCGTTCGTGGATAGCCTCTGCCGCAAGGGCAAGCGGTGCATGTATTACTCGTTTGAGGAGTCGCCCCAGCAGATTATCCGCAACATGCGGTCCATCGGCATCAATCTGGATCCGTGGCGCAGGAAGGGACTGCTTCAGTTCCACTCATTGCGCCCGCAGCTTTACGGCCTGGAGATGCACCTGGCAAGCATCCATAAACTGGTCACGGAATTCCGTCCCGAGGGCGTGGTGATGGACCCGATCACCAACCTCACCACCGTGGGCGACACCGACGAGATCAAGGCCATGCTGACGCGTGTGATCGATTTCCTCAAGGGCGAGGGCATCACGAGCGTCTATACCAGCCTCACCAGCGGCAGCAGCAGCCCGGAGCAGAGCGAAGTGGGCATCTCCTCGCTGATGGACACATGGCTGCTGCTGCGCATGGTGGAGACGTACAACGAGCGCAACCGCCTCCTGTACATTCTTAAGAGCCGCGGGATGGGCCACTCCAACCAGATGCGCGAGTTCCAACTGAGCGACAACGGCATCAAGTTGATCGATGTGTACGTTGGGGGCGGAACGGTATTCACGGGATCGGCGCGATTGGTGCAGGAAGCCCAGGACGAGGCCCAGGCATCTGCCAGTCGCTTCCAGTCTCAGCAGCGGCGTCGCGAGCTTGAGCAGGAGCATGTCAGCTTGCAAGCACAGGCTGCTGCTCTAGCGCAGCGCGTGGATGGCGTCCGGGCCGAACTGGAGAATGCCCGAAAGCACGAACAGGAACGGGACCGAATTGCCGCCCAGGAGCGCCGACAATTAGGCCAAGCCAGAAAGGCGGACTAGGATGGTGGTGATGACCAAAAAACGCAGAAAAGTTGCCAAGAAGCCTGGAAAACCTCCCAAGACCGTCGAGACGACTCCTGAGTTCTGGGAGTTGCGACTGTACGTCGCAGGCCAGACCGCTCGCGCGGTGGCGGCCTTTGCCAACCTCAAAAAACTGTGCGATCAGTACGTCAAGTGCAAGTACAGCATCGAGGTCATCGACCTGCTCAAGAACCCCCAATTGGCCAAGGGCGACCAGATTCTGGCCGTGCCGACGCTGGTTCGCAAGCTGCCGGTGCCTGTGCGCAAAATTATTGGCGACCTATCCAATACAGAGCGGGTATTGGTCGGTCTGGACCTGCGACCACGAGATTAACGGAGAAGCAATCCATGGCGAGGAAACGATCAGACGATCAAACCGTAGCCGCCTTTGAGAAGGTCGCCAAGGCCGCCGAATTGGGACAGTGTTACGTGTTGCGGCTCTATGTGGCGGGGATTACCCCAAGGTCCTCCGTGGCAATTCGCAAAGTAACAGAGGTATGCGAAAAGTATCTCAAGGATCATTACAAGCTTGAGATCATTGACCTCTACCAGCAGCCCACGCTGGCCAAGGGAGAGCAGATCATCGCTGCTCCGACGCTGATCAAACAACTGCCGCTTCCTCTGCGGCGGTTGATCGGGAACATGGCCAACGAGGAGCGTCTGCTGGTGGGATTGGACCTGCGGCCCAACAAATAGAAGCTGTGATTATGTTATCTAACGGAGCCCAACTGCGCGCGAGGCGTTGCCTGGGTAGGACGAAAAGTTCCAAGCCCGCCTCTGGGAGGAGGCGGAGATGAACTCGCCCAAGCAGCTATCCGACGAACTGTCTCATCGCCCCGGCATCCCCGTAATTGCTATCGGCGGGTCGGCGGGCGCTTTGACGTCGTTCGAGACGTTCTTTGAGGCGATGCCGGCTGACAGTGGGGCCGCCTTCGTCGTCATCCAGCACCTTTCCCCCACGCACGAGAGCCTGCTGCCTGAGCTGCTGGCGAAGTATACGCGGATGCGGGTCGTTGAGGCCCACGACAACATGTCGGTGGAGCCCAACTGCCTTTACGTGATCCCGCCGACGCATCACGTGGGCATTCGCAACGGTGTCTTGTTCCTGACGCAGCCCATTCTCGATCACGGCGTGCACACGCCCATCGATTTCTTCTTCCGCTGCCTGGCGGAGGACCGGGAGGAACGGGCGATCTGCATTCTCTTCTCGGGGGCGGGGATGGATGGGACCCTGGGGGCGCGGGCCATCCGCGCGGGCGGAGGACTAGTCGTGGCGCAGGACCCGGCCACCAGCCAATTCGAGGGCATGCCTCGCAGTGCAATCGCCGCGGGCCTGGCGGACCACGTTCTTGCGCCTGAGCAGATGCCTCAAGCCATTCTGCAATATCTCCAGCACCCCTATGTCAAGTGGCCGGCGCGCGACAAGGTCCTGGAGGAGCAGGCGAATCCAAAGACCATCCAAGACATTCTCTCTTTGGTACTGGACCAGACCGGCAGCGAATTTCGATGTTATAAGCCCGGGACAATCCTGCGGCGGATCCGGCGGCGGATGGGGTTGTTTCACATTGCGGACATGGCTCAGTACGCGGCGCATCTTCGTCAGTCGCCGGGCGAGGTGCAGCAGTTGGTCAAGGACATGCTGATCAACGTCACGTCGTTCTTCCGCGACGGGGAGGCCTTCAATGAAGTGCGCGAAAAGGTATTCGCGCCGCTGGTCGAGTCGCGGGCCGACGACGAACCGTTGCGGGTGTGGGTGCCGGCCTGTGCCACCGGCGAAGAGGCGTACTCGCTGACGATCCTGCTGATGGAGGAACTGGCCAGGACGGGCAAGAAGTGCCCGTTGCAGGTTTTTGCGACGGATCTCGACGAGGAGGCGCTGGAGGTCGGGCGAGCGGGGCTCTACCCTCAGAGCATCCACGCCGACGTTGGCGAGGAACTCCTGCTGAAGTATTTTGTCAGGAAGGAGGAGGGCTACCAGGTCAAGGAATCGCTGCGCGCAGCGCTGACCTTTGCAACGCAGAACGTGATCAGCGCCCCCCCGTTCTCCAAAATGGACCTCATCAGTTGCCGCAATCTACTGATCTACCTGGACGCAGACGCCCAGACAAAGTTGATGGCGGTGTTCAACTTTGCCCTCAAGCCAGGCGGGTATCTGTTCCTGGGCCGCTCGGAAAGCGTTGCCGGCCAGAACGACCTGTTCGAGACGGTGTCCAACAAGGGCAGGCTCTGCCGCCGTTTGGCGCCGACGCGGCCGCTGCTGCTGGATTCTCCGATCCTGTCGGGAAGGAGGAGGCCGGCCCATCTGGCGCATGCGATGGACGCGTCGGTCACGTCCACTTTTGCGGACGTGATTCGGCTGGAGATTCTGAGGCATTTCGGGGCCAGCGCCGTTCTTGTGGACCGCAAGGGAAAGATTCTCCAGTTCCACGGCCAGGCCGACAGGTTCCTGAAACTGCCGGCGCCGGGGCCGGACTTCAACGTGTTCGTATTGGCCCGCGAACGATTGTCTTCCCTGTTGCGCCTGGCGATGCGACAGGCGATCCAGGACGGTACGACGGTGGTGCTGGAGAGCGTCGAGTATTTGCAGGAATCGGGCTCCGCTTTCGCCCGCATCACGGCGGTCCCGGTATCTCAGAAGAACCAAGCCAAGCCGTTGCTGGTCGTGTTCTTTGAGGATGCCTCCCCGCCTCCGTCTGCCCAGGCCGAAGTGATCCGATCTCCCGCAAGCGAAGCCATTATCAAGCGCCTTGAGGAGGAACTCCAGGCGACCCAGCAAGACCTCCAGGCGACCATCGAAGAGCTTCAGTCCTTCAACGAGGAACTCCGGGCCGCCAACGAAGAAGTTACAGCGACCAACGAAGAGCTCGAATCCGCCAATGAAGAGCTGGTCAGTTCCACCGAGGAATTGCAGTCGACCAACGAAGAGTTGACGGCGGTCATCAGCCAACTCCAGGAGAAGGTCAGCCTGCTGGACA
This portion of the Planctomycetaceae bacterium genome encodes:
- the rsmH gene encoding 16S rRNA (cytosine(1402)-N(4))-methyltransferase RsmH, which produces MNANNPNEKPARRVRYRGTHPRRFEQRYKELAGDPATHEHVRAGGRTPAGTHVPIMVEQVMQSLKPAAGEIVIDCTLGYGGHAGQFARRIAPGGRLIGLDVDAGQLQRTRERLAGLETPLSLHCLNFAGVGKVLALEGIDAADIIFADLGVSSMQLDDPARGFSYKHVGPLDMRMSERLKATAADWLARLSEQELSDALRDLGDEPDHPRIAALIVQRRGERPLTGTGELAELVLEAKGLDGRRVPAGAKRLPHPAARTFQALRMLVNDELGCLRELLRAAPYCLRSGGRVGILTFHSGEDRLVKHAFKDALAAGLYSQISDDVLRPTPDEVHSNPRSRPAKFRWAKR
- a CDS encoding metallophosphoesterase encodes the protein MKQKLLAVSLAVGLIVLIAAPAAAEGWKFVVMSDSQGSSGDSTEGVATRTLKIVVDDVVKNVKPDLIMFTGDLVQGAATAEELEKQLMTFRSTMAPVYEAKIPLYAMRGSHDTGPNVTRPWAAGVWNKVFAGPYAMPANGPADEKGLTYSFTHKNATFIAIDGYKTPDTMKLTIDQKWVDAQLAANTAPHVFAFQHTQIKKVEHSESLDNTGPMRDAFVKSLVAAGGRAFFCGHMHVSNCTRLNNDAVDPAAKSEADDFYQIIVPPSCTKSYSWKNRKYDGKKIPGMTPSTVHHSQTREPGYVIVEVDGLKVTLTAKLIDKQGKTRTDYTLSFTAAGKGAAKAAARKAPTPLPPPLVRRPCTCRGVRPAASM
- the kaiC gene encoding circadian clock protein KaiC, whose protein sequence is MPIRASKLKPTLDALKKCPTGISGLDEITEGGLPRGRPTLVCGAAGSGKTLLAMEFIVRGVTQFNEPGVFMAFEETAKELATNVASLGFEVDSLIRRKKMAIDYVHIERSEIEETGEYDLEGLFIRLKAMIDEVKAKRVVLDSVEALFAGLPNEAILRAELRRLFRWLKEIGVTVVITGEQGKNALTRYGIEEYISDCVIFLDHRVTNQIATRRLRIVKYRGSKHGTNEYPTLIDEHGLSVLPISSLGLEYPVSNERVSTGIARLDAMMGGKGYYRGSSILISGMAGTGKTSLAAAFVDSLCRKGKRCMYYSFEESPQQIIRNMRSIGINLDPWRRKGLLQFHSLRPQLYGLEMHLASIHKLVTEFRPEGVVMDPITNLTTVGDTDEIKAMLTRVIDFLKGEGITSVYTSLTSGSSSPEQSEVGISSLMDTWLLLRMVETYNERNRLLYILKSRGMGHSNQMREFQLSDNGIKLIDVYVGGGTVFTGSARLVQEAQDEAQASASRFQSQQRRRELEQEHVSLQAQAAALAQRVDGVRAELENARKHEQERDRIAAQERRQLGQARKAD
- a CDS encoding circadian clock KaiB family protein, whose protein sequence is MTKKRRKVAKKPGKPPKTVETTPEFWELRLYVAGQTARAVAAFANLKKLCDQYVKCKYSIEVIDLLKNPQLAKGDQILAVPTLVRKLPVPVRKIIGDLSNTERVLVGLDLRPRD
- a CDS encoding circadian clock KaiB family protein, with translation MARKRSDDQTVAAFEKVAKAAELGQCYVLRLYVAGITPRSSVAIRKVTEVCEKYLKDHYKLEIIDLYQQPTLAKGEQIIAAPTLIKQLPLPLRRLIGNMANEERLLVGLDLRPNK
- a CDS encoding chemotaxis protein CheB — protein: MNSPKQLSDELSHRPGIPVIAIGGSAGALTSFETFFEAMPADSGAAFVVIQHLSPTHESLLPELLAKYTRMRVVEAHDNMSVEPNCLYVIPPTHHVGIRNGVLFLTQPILDHGVHTPIDFFFRCLAEDREERAICILFSGAGMDGTLGARAIRAGGGLVVAQDPATSQFEGMPRSAIAAGLADHVLAPEQMPQAILQYLQHPYVKWPARDKVLEEQANPKTIQDILSLVLDQTGSEFRCYKPGTILRRIRRRMGLFHIADMAQYAAHLRQSPGEVQQLVKDMLINVTSFFRDGEAFNEVREKVFAPLVESRADDEPLRVWVPACATGEEAYSLTILLMEELARTGKKCPLQVFATDLDEEALEVGRAGLYPQSIHADVGEELLLKYFVRKEEGYQVKESLRAALTFATQNVISAPPFSKMDLISCRNLLIYLDADAQTKLMAVFNFALKPGGYLFLGRSESVAGQNDLFETVSNKGRLCRRLAPTRPLLLDSPILSGRRRPAHLAHAMDASVTSTFADVIRLEILRHFGASAVLVDRKGKILQFHGQADRFLKLPAPGPDFNVFVLARERLSSLLRLAMRQAIQDGTTVVLESVEYLQESGSAFARITAVPVSQKNQAKPLLVVFFEDASPPPSAQAEVIRSPASEAIIKRLEEELQATQQDLQATIEELQSFNEELRAANEEVTATNEELESANEELVSSTEELQSTNEELTAVISQLQEKVSLLDTSQDSLQRSEQRLLSLVECLPNAVVLTSEDGTITLVNRQAQSLFGYEQTELVGLAVEVLMSRENHPSLRAAFNAGLGQCALGAGGDLLAVRKDGREFPAEIFLTPLDMPQGLVIMVIITDITQHKRHESGR